The Deltaproteobacteria bacterium genome includes a region encoding these proteins:
- a CDS encoding metallophosphoesterase yields MWSAMRIGLISDTHDNVPAIEKAVGFFSAEAVDLVLHAGDYVSPFSFKPFLDLPCEIIGVWGNNDGDKIALDRVSQGRIKTSPSVETYAGKKILLGHHFETLDALVSSQDYYLIVYGHTHRPEIRREGKTLVVNPGECGGWLYGKSTVAVVDLEDQRADIIEL; encoded by the coding sequence TTGTGGAGTGCCATGAGGATCGGGTTGATTTCCGATACCCACGATAACGTGCCGGCCATTGAAAAGGCGGTGGGTTTTTTTAGTGCTGAGGCAGTCGATCTAGTGCTGCACGCTGGCGATTATGTATCGCCTTTTTCGTTTAAGCCGTTTCTGGACCTTCCATGCGAAATAATTGGAGTATGGGGGAACAATGACGGGGATAAAATCGCTCTTGATCGAGTGAGCCAAGGCCGAATCAAGACCTCTCCAAGTGTGGAAACTTATGCCGGAAAAAAGATATTGCTGGGGCACCATTTCGAGACCCTGGACGCCCTGGTTTCCAGTCAGGACTATTACCTCATAGTTTACGGACATACACACCGCCCGGAGATTCGAAGAGAGGGGAAAACCCTGGTGGTCAACCCCGGCGAATGCGGCGGATGGCTTTACGGAAAATCTACGGTGGCCGTTGTGGACCTGGAAGACCAGAGGGCTGATATCATCGAATTGTAG